A portion of the Psilocybe cubensis strain MGC-MH-2018 chromosome 10, whole genome shotgun sequence genome contains these proteins:
- a CDS encoding Mitochondrial chaperone BCS1: protein MSWPSVPGTPVTTPYVTGNDNPWLSLLNWVADFLGLSFLAPLFQANSLAFNSIKLFLLGSLVETGRRFFRWVYERFDFFQYSITAQFDEGDPVYDWIILFLTEKKIWKRSRRFHVTARSSRRRWGISMGQNGNANHHQSSSFTSAEYVPTYDMAQLFRWNSYWTETRRTLHEYRGGPVYSAPGDHAPGSRKLFLTIYTRSMSALSSFVDDARELYQEVSQPHVIVHTIEQNSPYLHGQIMGNPWLSIKNKARRPISSIILPNGIVQSLVDDAKEFLSMVDWYSTAAIPHRRGYLLHGPPGTGKTSTIYALAGELGLEIYSLSLASGHVDDSFLQRAVSSIPNTAILLIEDIDCAFTSREDEEEEELPAFPGMGVSRTTKSGVTLSGLLNVLDGVGSEEGKLFFATTNYIERLDPALLRPGRIDRKIQYKLSTKEQAEALFLRFYPPSYTLTASEASDSSITSTDSDKTEKSPTSVIIQVSDQETRLKTLASEFSLHFPEHEFSLAELQGYLLSCKKEPEIAVAELKTWVEEERKEKEERTARAEERKIKMKDKKDIKEAAKLQGSLQRLGILGNSSETPFVHVNGISAE, encoded by the exons ATGAGTTGGCCATCTGTTCCTGGAACCCCGGTTACTACCCCCTACGTAACCGGAAACGATAACCCTTGGTTGTCACTTCTGAATTGGGTGGCAGATTTTTTGGGGCTCTCCTTTCTTGCACCCTTATTTCAGGCCAATTCTCTCGCATTTAACAGCATAAAACTGTTCCTCCTCGGATCTTTGGTAGAAACAGGACGAAGGTTCTTTCGTTGGGTCTATGAAAGGTTCGATTTTTTCC AATACTCTATAACGGCGCAGTTCGATGAAGGGGATCCAGTGTACGACTGGATAATCCTCTTTTTG ACTGAAAAGAAGATATGGAAGAGATCTCGGCGATTTCACGTTACCGCAAGATCCAGTAGGCGGAGATGGGGAATTAGTATGGGCCAGAATGGTAATGCAAATCATCATCAGAGTAGCAGCTTTACCTCTGCAGAGTATGTTCCTACATACGATATGGCACAACTGTTTCGATGGAATAGTTACTGGACTGAAACGAGACGGACTCTCCACGAATATCGAGGAGGTCCTGTGTACTCCGCTCCAGGCGATCATGCTCCGGGATCGAGAAAACTTTTTCTTAC AATTTACACACGTAGCATGTCAGCCTTATCGTCATTCGTTGATGACGCCAGGGAATTATATCAGGAAGTGAGCCAGCCACATGTAATTGTTCATACAATAGAGCAG AACAGTCCCTACCTCCACGGTCAAATAATGGGAAATCCGTGGTTAAGCATAAAAAACAAGGCTCGCCGACCAATTAGCAGCATTATTCTTCCAAACGGAATTGTCCAGTCGTTAGTTGACGATGCCAAAGAATTTTTAAGTATGGTGGACTGGTACTCAACAGCCGCCATTCCTCATCGAAGGGGATACTTGCTCCATGGCCCTCCAGGAACAGGAAAAA CATCTACTATCTACGCACTT GCAGGAGAACTTGGGCTTGAGATATACTCTCTTTCACTCGCATCTGGACA TGTCGACGATTCCTTCCTTCAACGAGCTGTGTCGTCTATTCCAAACACTGCTATACTCTTGATTGAAGATATCGACTGTGCCTTCACATCCcgagaagacgaagaagaagaggaactACCTGCCTTTCCAGGGATGGGAGTTAGTAGAACAACAAAATCAGGTGTTACTTTATCTGGGTTGCTCAATGTTCTTGACGGTGTTGGAAGCGAGGAAGGAAAACTGTTCTTTGCCACAACAAACTACATAGAGAGACTGGATCCCGCACTTCTACGCCCTGGGCGTATTGATCGCAAAATCCAATACAAGCTGTCGACGAAGGAACAAGCGGAAGCTCTTTTCCTGCGTTTCTACCCTCCTTCCTATACTCTCACCGCATCTGAGGCTTCAGATTCAAGTATAACGTCCACAGATTCTGACAAGACCGAAAAATCGCCAACTTCCGTGATCATCCAAGTTTCAGACCAAGAAACAAGACTCAAAACTCTCGCATCCGAATTCTCCCTTCACTTTCCCGAACACGAATTCTCGCTTGCTGAGCTTCAAGGGTATCTTTTATCTTGCAAGAAGGAGCCTGAGATAGCTGTGGCTGAGCTCAAGACATgggtcgaagaagaaagaaaagagaaagaggagagaaCAGCTCGagcagaggaaagaaagattaagATGAAAGACAAGAAGGATATCAAGGAAGCAGCGAAGCTACAAGGATCATTGCAAAGGCTGGGTATATTGGGCAATTCGAGCGAGACTCCCTTTGTCCATGTTAATGGAATATCGGCCGAGTAG
- a CDS encoding Putative alpha,alpha-trehalose-phosphate synthase [UDP-forming] 106 kDa subunit, whose translation MTSFRNHRIVIASLFLPTTAVLTYSSPPTPDHEHETLAQVQARVDAEHTIPAVSSRLAAVAGAGAGAAGAGAVEGGAASAAGATATAAGAGAATAKKPLKPALVTRGSAVSGASAGAGGASGQNQSQTAGNTHTRQSSLNVPLKSIVDDLKDKSRLATPSARSPTNETTNPFTKLTRFAADSTTAGDAKDTAHTPSITSPLPRKHQTTHPDTSSVPRLRRNKSRSTSRRATSSARAGSVPTSPSVDSNGGSMMYGGASGVPAWHMEPNPHCNGGLKNAVESVGERMKRKLWVGTLGTPTDGFGEELRRDIDARMVAQRQSLPVWIPDDEFQSCYDEFCHQVLWPCLHYAVPDAPKTKQFYESASYAQYLSVNQRFAAVIIHAHQEGDIIWVNDYHLLLLPLLLRMSLSPGMPTSVSPPATGNPHSSSVSAPSHISGLPPSSSSFNPFLITRTSSENGNEGERRTPSIPPSTPIGFFMHVAFPSSEIFRCLSVRKDLLRGMLGADLVGFQTGSYARHWRQTVSRILSFEALPRGIQVPEGEGMAVGELDVGVGVGAGAGRGERKGESVQRGRSGAGGRERSEGEGESKEGRVRDGVVERGRFVDVGVFPMGIDVRQLHIRRREPEVAEWVQVLKQRYAGMKLVVGRDKLDEIQGVRHKLVAFETFLEKYPQYINKVVLIQIALQTSSPNEQAATSSGITEIISRINARFSTLTYTPIVFLHTQDLTFSQYLALLEVADAFVVTSLREGMALRTHEFVECQEGKDREVVEVVDPETGERKEVEGGRHGVLVLSEFTGSYSYSGFRSCIAVNPWDARGTARAIWEALSMGREEARSRWEDLHNHVTTQTAQTFVNSFLNRCIRANTEHTASLLDDVGSGPTILRPLPSPGSPPLSPSSFGPNETSVSVLVGKFKHSRKRMIFVDFEGTLWRRDLSRAAVLADEGEDAPLPEEVERAVSVLGRLAEDTRRNEVWLLSGLKVRGVLEAVARRVPRVGIVAENGCFIKTRGGGLGSGEWINMVSNFNLTWKSSCLEILNYFTERTPGSFIEERQASMVWRYWSGPSTTTSGENPDRQWAQRQAAEAQNHIFDSLGERYGLRIIPGRNSFLVLPNNVSRSTAVGAILHPGGVVRGGHGGGGHHHRHHSQSQSHGHGHGHGHPMSPSASDISTSLGLSNLSAFNSDGTLTSPTVDASSFDPSTSSLHGSSSSGSGDGAGGGVDVDMLLAVSSDEKLLRRLNEFEGAETVSTSGKGTDAKWRLESEESGRVLGSFVGV comes from the exons ATGACATCCTTCCGAAACCACCGCATCGTCATCGCCTCGCTCTTCCTCCCCACGACCGCGGTGCTCACCTACTCCTCCCCGCCGACGCCTGACCACGAGCACGAGACGCTCGCGCAGGTGCAGGCGAGGGTCGATGCGGAGCATACGATCCCCGCTGTGTCGTCCCGGCTCGCGGCCGtcgctggtgctggtgctggtgctgcggGGGCTGGTGCTGTTGAGGGGGGTGCGGCGAGTGCTGCTGGAGCGACTGCTACTGCAGCTGGAGCGGGAGCAGCGACAGCGAAGAAACCGCTCAAACCGGCGCTGGTCACCCGCGGCTCGGCGGTGTCGGGTGCAAGTGCGGGTGCAGGTGGCGCATCAGGCCAGAATCAGAGTCAGACGGCGGGGAACACGCATACGAGGCAGTCGAGTTTGAATGTCCCGTTGAAAAGTATTGTGGATGATTTGAAAGATAAG AGCCGGCTCGCGACGCCCTCTGCACGCTCGCCGACGAACGAGACGACGAACCCATTCACCAAGCTCACGCGGTTCGCAGCCGACTCTACCACCGCCGGCGATGCCAAGGACACAGCACACACACCGTCCATCACATCCCCGCTCCCGCGGAAGCACCAGACGACGCACCCGGACACGTCCTCTGTCCCGCGGTTGCGGCGGAACAAGTCGCGTTCGACTTCGCGGCGCGCGACGTCCTCTGCGCGCGCGGGGTCTGTGCCGACGTCGCCGTCTGTGGATAGTAATGGCGGGAGCATGATGTATGGTGGTGCGAGTGGTGTCCCGGCATGGCATATGGAGCCGAACCCGCATTGTAATGGCGGGTTGAAGAATGCGGTGGAGAGTGTTGGagagaggatgaagaggaagttgTGGGTGGGCACGTTGGGCACGCCGACGGATGGGTTTGGGGAGGAGCTGAGGAGGGATATTGATGCGCGGATGGTGGCGCAGAGGCAGAGTTTGCCCGTGTGGATCCCGGATGATGAATTTCAGAGTTGTTATGATGAATTTTGTCATCAG gtCCTCTGGCCGTGCTTACACTATGCGGTGCCTGATGCGCCCAAGACGAAGCAGTTCTACGAGTCGGCGTCGTATGCGCAGTATCTGTCTGTCAACCAACGCTTTGCAGCTGTCATCATCCACGCGCACCAGGAGGGCGATATCATCTGGGTGAACGACTACCACCTCCTCTTGCTCCCGCTCCTCTTGCGCATGTCGCTCTCGCCTGGCATGCCCACCTCCGTCTCGCCACCTGCTACAGGTAACCCGCACTCTTCATCCGTAAGCGCACCGAGCCATATATCCGGTCTTccaccctcctcgtcgtcgtttaACCCGTTCCTCATCACACGTACCTCATCAGAGAATGGGAACGAGGGAGAGCGCCGAACACCGAGTATACCGCCTTCAACCCCCATCGGGTTCTTCATGCACGTCGCGTTCCCCTCGTCGGAGATATTCAGGTGTCTCTCGGTGCGCAAGGACCTGTTGAGGGGTATGCTTGGAGCGGATCTGGTTGGGTTCCAGACGGGGAGTTATGCGAGGCATTGGAGGCAGACTGTTAGTAGGATATTGAGTTTTGAGGCGTTGCCGAGGGGGATACAGGTGCCggagggagaggggatgGCGGTGGGTGAGTTGGATGTTggcgttggtgttggtgcgggtgcgggtagGGGGGAGAGGAAGGGGGAGAGTGTGCAGAGAGGACGgtcgggtgcgggtgggagggagaggagtgagggcgagggcgagagTAAAGAGGGAAGAGTGAGAGATGGAGTTGTTGAGAGGGGACGCTTTGTCGATGTGGGTGTGTTCCCGATGGGAATTGATGTGAGGCAGTTGCATATTAGGAG ACGTGAACCGGAAGTTGCGGAGTGGGTTCAGGTGCTCAAGCAGCGCTATGCGGGCATGAAGCTCGTTGTGGGGAGAGATAAACTGGATGAGATTCAG GGCGTACGCCACAAACTCGTAGCCTTTGAAACATTCCTCGAAAAATACCCACAATACATCAACAAAGTCGTGCTCATCCAAATCGCACTCCAAACCTCCTCGCCCAACGAGCAAGCCGCGACATCGTCCGGGATAACAGAGATCATCTCCCGCATCAACGCGCGCTTCTCGACGCTGACGTATACCCCGATTGTGTTTTTGCATACGCAGGATTTGACGTTTAGTCAGTATTTGGCGCTCTTGGAGGTTGCGGATGCGTTTGTGGTGACGAGTTTGAGAGAGGGGATGGCGTTGAGGACGCATGAGTTTGTTGAGTGTCAGGAGGGGAAAGATCGGGAG GTTGTCGAAGTTGTTGATCCGGAGACTGGGGAGCGTAAAGAAGTGGAGGGAGGCAGGCATGGTGTCCTCGTCCTCAGTGAGTTCACGGGGAGTTACAGTTACAGTGGGTTCCGCAGCTGTATTGCTGTGAACCCATGGGACGCGCGCGGGACTGCCCGGGCGATATGGGAGGCACTCAGTATGGGCAGGGAGGAAGCCAGAAGTCGCTGGGAG GATTTGCATAACCACGTCACGACACAGACCGCACAGACCTTTGTCAACTCGTTCCTTAACAGGTGTATCCGTGCCAACACGGAACATACCGCCTCGCTGCTCGACGACGTCGGTTCGGGACCTACCATCCTCCGCCCTTTACCCTCCCCCGGCTCTCCCCCACTCTCCCCATCCTCCTTCGGGCCAAACGAAACAAGCGTAAGCGTGCTCGTGGGTAAATTCAAACACTCGCGCAAGCGGATGATATTTGTTGATTTTGAGGGTACGCTTTGGAGGCGGGATTTGTCGCGTGCGGCGGTGTTGGCGGATGAAGGGGAGGATGCGCCGTTgccggaggaggtggagaggGCTGTGAGTGTGCTGGGACGGTTGGCGGAGGATACGAGGAGGAATGAGGTGTGGTTGTTGAGTGGCCTCAAGGTTAGGGGTGTGCTTGAGGCTGTGGCGAGGAGGGTGCCTAGGGTTGGGATTGT TGCGGAGAATGGATGTTTCATCAAGACGAGGGGAGGTGGACTTGGAAGTGGGGAGTGGATTAACATGGTGTCCAACTTCAATCTTACATGGAAGAGTTCATGTTTGGAAATTTTGAACTAC TTCACCGAGCGTACACCGGGCTCGTTCATCGAGGAACGCCAAGCCTCCATGGTCTGGCGCTACTGGTCGGgaccctccaccaccacctctgGCGAAAACCCCGATCGCCAATGGGCACAACGTCAAGCGGCCGAGGCGCAGAACCATATCTTTGATTCGCTCGGGGAGCGCTATGGGCTGAGGATTATACCTGGCAGAAATAGTTTCTTGGTGTTGCCGAATAATGTGTCGCGATCGACGGCGGTGGGTGCGATTTTGCATCCGGGGGGTGTGGTTAGAGGTGGGCATGGGGGTGGAGGACATCATCACCGTCATCAtagccagagccagagccacggacatggacatgggcaCGGGCACCCTATGAGCCCATCCGCGTCGGACATCAGCACAAGCCTCGGACTAAGCAACCTCTCCGCGTTCAACTCCGACGGAACACTAACAAGCCCCACTGTCGACGCTTCGTCATTCGACCCGTCCACGTCCTCCTTGCACGGATCCTCGTCCAGTGGCAGCGGCGATGGTGCTGGCGGaggtgtggatgtggatatgCTGCTCGCTGTGAGCTCGGATGAGAAGCTGTTGAGGCGGTTGAATGAGTTTGAGGGCGCGGAGACGGTTAGTACGAGTGGAAAGGGGACGGATGCGAAGTGGAGATTGGAGAGTGAGGAGAGTGGGAGGGTGTTGGGCAGTTTTGTGGGTGTGTAG
- a CDS encoding Serine/threonine-protein phosphatase 6 catalytic subunit: protein MSTSASSPSSPSSSSISDPDRWIAQLKTCTHLSEPDMKKLCAMVRNILLEESNIQPVSSPVTICGDIHGQFWDLLELLRKGGDVPGTSYIFMGDFVDRGHYSLETVSLLFALKARYPDRVTLLRGNHESRQITQIIDGHTLCVHGGLSPDIRTLDSIRTLSRAQEIPHEGAFCDLMWSDPDDIENWAVSPRGAGWLFGGSVVKEFNHVNALSLIARAHQLVQEGYKYMFDKQLVTVWSAPNYCYRCGNMAGIMTVRDDGGQTFEVFEAAAENERDAMGAGGLGGMGGGMGMGGGFGARRGGVSVFVFTIRSLFREFLLCEFSLT from the exons ATGTCCACATCCgcctcatccccatcctcgCCCTCATCTTCAAGCATTTCAGACCCAGACAGATGGATTGCCCAGCTAAAGACTTGCACACACCTCTCTGAACCTGACATGAAAAAACTCTGCGCGATGGTACGGAACATCCTACTGGAAGAGAGCAATATCCAACCCGTCTCGTCACCCGTCACGATATGCGGTGATATTCATGGCCAGTTTTGGGATCTCTTAGAGTTGTTGAGGAAGGGTGGGGATGTCCCCGGGACGAGTTACATCTTTATG GGCGACTTCGTGGATAGAGGCCATTACAGCCTAGAGACAGTTTCCCTTCTATTCGCGTTAAAAGCGAG GTATCCCGATCGAGTAACCCTCCTACGCGGGAACCACGAAAGCCGTCAGATTACGCAG ATAATCGATGGGCACACACTATGCGTGCACGGAGGCCTGTCACCCGACATTCGAACGCTTGACTCGATCCGGACGCTCTCGCGCGCGCAGGAGATTCCGCATGAAGGTGCTTTTTGCG ATCTGATGTGGTCAGATCCGGACGACATTGAGAACTGGGCTGTGAGTCCGCGAGGGGCAGGGTGGCTTTTTGGTGGCAGTGTGGTCAAAGAG TTCAACCACGTGAACGCGCTCTCTCTTATCGCGCGCGCGCACCAGCTCGTGCAAGAAGGGTACAAGTACATGTTCGACAAGCAGCTCGTCACCGTATGGTCTGCGCCGAACTACTGCTACCGCTGCGGGAACATGGCGGGGATTATGACGGTGCGCGATGACGGCGGGCAGACGTTCGAGGTGTTCGAAGCGGCGGCAGAGAACGAGCGAGACGCGATGGGCGCTGGGGGACTTGGAGGTATGGGTGGCGGAATGGGTATGGGTGGCGGGTTTGGTGCGCGGAGAGGTGGGGTGagtgtttttgtttttacaATTAGATCATTGTTCCGTGAATTTCTACTCTGTGAGTTTTCGCTGACTTGA
- a CDS encoding ER membrane protein complex subunit 1: MRLLAAISPLITLSGLLQLSHLTQSVYALHESDVGVVDWHKHLIGVPHSNAPVTAPSFVDVDLDETETGTAIKANGTKTVIVTTTGNNVLAVLDPEDGAVLWRHIFDAEDRVAGYYKSSTTLATLSGPGGSTLRTFSLLTGSLLLEKRLHHPANGALLEPAHLGKQVVFSREGNDSNGNQKDVLYVLTNGCEVRKLDAQSGKEMWAWKSPDQGSLTIYSDILISPSSQHIHLIGLSSSTASFTLHTTALSISSGEVIENLSGGVPSSISDPLTQFFVVRASATSKDTGKPVILWLSKSTLYYLPLPSTSSSKQFKPRPQALKNSGSAGLEKLVDVGLGKEGHVVVGRSDGSSLVLRVAEQGEEEVVAESVWEFEGSATTPTQAESMYAGGLDARGAPAVGRVWWDHAVQKASADVYTVQSEASTQQAPRPFAFAFDTQSHGVLSHVALDGPRDASSTHARILITTTTGAVQLWSAPSSLELEPVLHWTREEGLAATVVAEFVELPEGGKGADIIARESEEGFLGRLSRQIVDAQGFPNYVANFIKRFTSSPAPAAATVVIDYRALSNAATPPSNDSTTTLARDAFGHRQLIITATLFGKVYAIDTSTGAMVWSRVLGMGWVGRAGMGGRVIPVKLFVIRAVGDEAVTSEGDAGDVKGDPEVVLVGQRRADNSLVDTVIFHINALTGEDALPSSKKSASDILAELGVESEGEGEEVEKEKEKEEKKDDQDNGGILEGQDIVAGPVVEVYILNAEGRKIIVLLDEFLQAYIYPSNPTAESVFARALPSLSFPLRAHVESRHRIVGHKLGLPPKDQSHFKPTAYPTWAISLPAGEEIQALLPQAPTMGHAKGSGVASVGKVLGSRKTLYKYLDERLFVVKTVARKNKVDEEGNAKTDVMCGIYVVDSAKGTIVYHAEVKASPPVPSSDAPGTPGAGAGTVRGGGCDIKTNLVENWLVYHYYEAEVAGGSVGGAKGYRMVSVEFYEGQKADDKIMSSSISAYSNDTLNYSVYEQAYVFPSAITALATTTTKFGITSKDLIVATANRKIQSFPRRIFDPRRPSRKMTAEDQEELLIQYDPLIPNDPKRALSHNYDVANVQKIITAPALLESTSLVFAYGLDMFLTRVTPSNTFDVLSESFNKVQLVLTVTGLLVAILVTRPMVKRKSLREKWYN; the protein is encoded by the exons ATGCGGCTCTTGGCAGCCATCTCCCCCCTCATCACTCTTTCCGGTTTACTACAACTATCACACCTCACTCAGTCGGTTTATGCGCTACACGAATCGGACGTCGGCGTCGTTGACTGGCATAAACATCTTATCGGTGTACCTCATTCGAATGCACCTGTCACCGCACCTTCCTTTGTTGATGTCGACCTCGACGAGACGGAAACAGGCACTGCAATCAAGGCGAATGGAACGAAGACTGTAATCGTCACTACAACCGGAAATAATGTCCTTGCAGTGCTCGACCCGGAAGACGGCGCTGTCC TATGGAGGCACATATTCGACGCGGAAGACCGGGTAGCGGGATACTACAAGAGCAGCACCA CACTCGCGACACTATCTGGACCCGGTGGCTCAACATTGCGCACCTTCTCCCTACTCACCGGCTCTCTCCTCCTTGAAAAGAGGCTACACCACCCAGCCAATGGCGCGCTCTTGGAACCAGCACATCTCGGAAAACAGGTTGTGTTCAGTCGTGAAGGAAATGATTCTAATGGAAATCAGAAAGACGTATTGTACGTCCTCACCAATGGCTGCGAAGTACGAAAGCTCGACGCCCAGAGCGGGAAGGAGATGTGGGCATGGAAGTCGCCTGATCAGGG ATCCTTAACAATCTACTCCGACATCCTCATCTCCCCGTCCTCCCAGCATATACACTTGATAGGCCTCTCATCATCCACAGCCTCATTTACACTTCACACCACCGCCCTCTCAATCTCCTCCGGAGAAGTTATCGAGAACCTCAGCGGAGGCGTGCCAAGCTCAATATCAGACCCTCTCACTCAATTTTTCGTCGTCCGTGCCAGCGCAACATCCAAAGATACCGGGAAACCGGTGATTCTATGGTTATCGAAATCCACACTGTATTACCTCCCCCTCCCTtcaacctcctccagcaAGCAATTCAAACCCCGCCCACAGGCTCTCAAGAACTCGGGTTCTGCGGGATTGGAGAAACTTGTCGACGTCGGGTTAGGTAAAGAAGGTCATGTTGTGGTGGGTAGGAGTGATGGCAGCTCTTTGGTTCTGAGAGTCGCGGAACagggtgaagaagaagttgTTGCGGAAAGTGTATGGGAATTTGAGGGATCG GCGACAACTCCAACACAAGCTGAGTCTATGTACGCAGGTGGTCTGGACGCGCGCGGTGCACCCGCTGTGGGAAGGGTGTGGTGGGATCATGCTGTTCAG AAAGCGTCAGCAGACGTATACACCGTCCAATCCGAGGCGTCCACACAGCAAGCGCCACGTCcttttgcgtttgcgtttgatACCCAATCCCATGGTGTATTGAGCCAC GTCGCCCTCGACGGTCCGCGCGATGCATCGTCTACGCACGCCAGGATCCtcattaccaccaccactggTGCCGTACAGCTTTGGTCTGCGCCCTCTTCTTTAGAATTGGAACCTGTGTTGCATTGGACGCGTGAGGAGGGCCTAGCTGCTACGGTCGTCGCTGAGTTTGTTGAGCTACCGGAGGGAGGAAAAGGCGCTGATATAATCGCGAGGGAGAGCGAGGAAGGGTTCCTAGGGAGGTTGAGTAGGCAGATTGTTGACGCGCAG GGTTTCCCAAATTATGTTGCAAACTTCATCAAACGATTCACTTcctctccagctccagcCGCTGCCACCGTCGTTATCGACTACCGCGCGCTCTCCAACGCCGCAACACCTCCATCAAACGATTCCACTACCACTTTAGCCCGCGACGCGTTTGGCCACCGGCAACTAATCATCACTGCCACCCTATTCGGAAAGGTATATGCTATCGATACTTCAACAGGCGCTATGGTTTGGAGCAGAGTGCTCGGGATGGGATGGGTCGGTCGAGCGGGTATGGGTGGGAGAGTGATTCCGGTGAAGTTGTTTGTGATCAGGGCTGTTGGAGATGAGGCTGTCACGAGTGAGGGCGACGCCGGAGATGTAAAGGGAGACCCGGAGGTTGTGCTTGTCGGGCAAAGGAGGGCAGATAAT TCCCTTGTTGACACTGTTATATTTCACATAAATGCGCTCACAGGCGAAGATGCGCTCCCTTCCTCGAAGAAGAGTGCTTCGGATATCTTGGCTGAGCTTGGGGTCGAATCTGAAGGCGAAGGTGAAGAGgtcgagaaagagaaagagaaggaggagaaaaaagacgaTCAAGATAATGGAGGCATTCTTGAAGGACAGGATATCGTTGCTGGACCAGTGGTCGAAGTATACATACTGAATGCGGAGGGAAGAAAGATTATCGTACTATTGGACGAGTTTTTGCAG GCATACATCTATCCCTCTAACCCAACCGCTGAGTCTGTGTTCGCTCGCGCCCTCCCAAGTCTATCTTTCCCACTTCGCGCACACGTCGAGTCGCGGCACCGTATCGTCGGTCACAAGCTCGGGCTTCCACCAAAAGACCAGTCCCACTTCAAGCCAACCGCATACCCAACATGGGCAATTTCTCTTCCAGCGGGCGAAGAGATTCAGGCGCTCCTCCCACAGGCACCGACGATGGGCCACGCCAAGGGCTCGGGCGTCGCAAGCGTAGGCAAAGTGTTAGGATCGCGCAAGACCCTGTACAAGTATTTGGACGAACGACTATTCGTGGTCAAAACTGTGGCGAGGAAGAACAAGGTTGACGAGGAAGGTAATGCGAAAACGGATGTCATGTGTGGCATATATGTCGTGGATAGTGCGAAGGGTACCATTGTGTACCATGCGGAAGTAAAAGCTTCGCCTCCCGTGCCATCGTCGGACGCACCGGGCACACCGGGTGCGGGCGCAGGCACTGTGAGAGGGGGAGGTTGTGATATCAAAACGAACCTCGTGGAGAATTGGCTGGTGTATCATTATTATGAGGCGGAGGTTGCTGGTGGGAGTGTGGGCGGAGCGAAAGGATATCGTATGGTCAGTGTGGAGTTCTATGAAGGACAAAAGGCGGATGATAAAATTATGAG TTCGAGTATCTCGGCATATTCGAATGATACGCTCAACTACTCTGTGTATGAGCAGGCATATGTGTTCCCGTCCGCTATCACGGCTCTGGCCACAACTACGACCAAGTTTGGTATAACTAGCAAGGATCTCATCG TTGCCACAGCGAACAGGAAGATCCAGTCATTCCCTAGGCGGATCTTTGATCCTCGGCGCCCATCGCGCAAGATGACAGCTGAAGATCAGGAAGAGCTCCTCATCCAGTACGACCCTCTGATCCCCAACGATCCGAAGAGGGCGCTATCCCATAACTACGAC GTTGCAAACGTGCAAAAAATTATCACCGCTCCTGCTCTTCTCGAGTCGACTTCGCTCGTCTTCGCATACGGCCTCGACATGTTCCTCACGCGCGTGACACCGTCCAACACGTTCGACGTTTTGAGCGAGAGCTTTAACAAGGTGCAGCTTGTGCTTACAGTTACGGGTCTGTTGGTCGCGATCTTGGTGACGAGACCGAtggtgaagaggaagagcttGAGGGAGAAATGGTATAATTAA
- a CDS encoding Folic acid synthesis protein fol1: MAPLDLPSSTDVVFVDTLRVSANIGRDWWGKARAQPIEITVYLHLEESYLQTSGKTDNVLDSVHYGHLTKTISTLIKERSSEEEAGERSSGFADADDLIQAVSERAFDLAGDAASEVRVVLGVPKMILLASGFSVDTTIAKGPPHFMSSKNVSVNDIVLPVIIGVNPPEREEKQRVIINITFHENTELSQVKSPDYKQIVSGLCKEIEPTSYLTLEKFVMEIVRFCCLSSDKVAGVTARAQKPSALSFAQSSGVQITRTREIFL, from the exons ATGGCACCCCTTGATCTTCCTTCGAGCACCGACGTCGTGTTTGTCGATACTCTCCGCGTATCAGCCAACATCGGCCGGGACTGGTGGGGCAAAGCACGAGCACAGCCCATTGAAATCACAGTATACCTCCACCTAGAAGAATCCTACCTCCAAACCTCAGGCAAAACAGACAACGTCCTCGACTCTGTGCACTACGGCCATCTCACCAAGACAATCAGCACCCTCATCAAGGAACGGTCGTCCGAAGAGGAGGCAGGGGAGAGAAGCAGCGGGTTTGCAGATGCCGATGATCTGATACAGGCTGTCAGCGAGCGCGCGTTCGATCTGGCTGGCGATGCAGCTTCCGAAGTCAGGGTGGTTCTGGGTGTGCCGAAGATGATTCTCCTTGCCAGCGGCTTCTCTGTAGACACAACGATCGCCAAAGGCCCACCTCATTTTATGTCATCGAAGAATGTTTCTGTGAACGATATCGTCCTCCCAGTCATTATCGGCGTCAATCCTCCGGAACGAGAAGAAAAGCAACGCGTTATTATTAACATTACCTTTCACGAAAACACGGAACTGTCTCAGGTGAAATCCCCCGATTACAAGCAGATCGTCTCGGGCCTTTGCAAG GAAATTGAACCTACGTCCTATCTCACCCTCGAGAAATTCGTAATGGAAATTGTCCGGTTCTGCTGTCTCTCATCCGACAAAGTTGCGGGCGTAACTGCTCGAGCCCAAAAACCCAGCGCTCTTAGCTTTGCACAATCCTCCGGAGTTCAAATAACCCGAACACGCGAAATATTCCTGTAA